Below is a window of Raphanus sativus cultivar WK10039 unplaced genomic scaffold, ASM80110v3 Scaffold3397, whole genome shotgun sequence DNA.
GTAATATTCATAGTCATTACCATATTAAAATAACATGCCGAAAAAATAAATCtttgtaagaaaaataatacatgtcatcatttttgagagaccatgtcatcatttttgAGAGGTCacgtcatcatttttttttgctgaaattGAATGTTGTGATGATACATATACAAATCACTTCACAAATAATAATTAGGGGATGTATTGTTTGAACAAGTTTCATTGATATACTAGAGTACAAATAGAGTTAAAGAATGGTATACAACACaagaaaatacaatttattacataaacagaaatatgatacatattatatatatatatattttaaaactaataaaaatattttctttgtatatTAAGCTATTATCTTATATGAATCTACATAAACttattaaactatatttagAAATCTAAAAAACAATCAACTAGAtgcaaataattaaattaatcaaaattttaatctgctaaaaatgaaaaaggttattgttgaatttataaaattatattcaatcTAATATACCTAAATAACTATCAATctgattaaatattatatatccaaaatcacatcataattaaaataatatattattatttataaataatcatacttacaaattacataataattaaaaattaaaatacatattaactaattttaataatatatttgttttgttaatatttatatccgtgcatgaacacgggaaaatcacctagtaaaaCAATGAATTTGAATAGATTTTATAGAGACATGGTTTCATAATTCCAGATGGgatttcagaatttttttacttatataaataCAACTTTCTTAAGTCAGAAGGAAAAACACTTTCTTAATTcgcctaaaaatatttaaacgcTCTCATCAAAAATCATAGATCACTCAAAAAAAAGTGTTTAGAACAACTATGTGGCAAGTTTTCGGATCCTCCATTAGAAAAAAACGTACATGGGCTTTTGCTCGTACTCTTAATTCAATCTTACAGAAAAAAACGTACATGGGCTTTTGTCGTACTCTTAATTCAAGCTTACAATTGGGCCACAGCTATTTTCAGCCCAATAACGAAGACACCTCTTCAAAACGACACCGTTTAACCTTTCCTCCTAATCCATAATATCCCCCAATCTCTCCATCTTCTTCCCAAAACacgaaaccctaatttctctcTGCAGAGGCTTTCTTCAGGTAACACTGTTGTTTTCGATTTTGTATTATATCATCTAAAACGAAACCGTATTTAATTTCATCGTCGCGATATTGATTTTTTgccatcagtttttttttctttctgatttgaTCGTAGATCGCTGCTCTAGACCCGATGTCTTCCGTATCAAGCCAGCAACAGTTCCGTTACACGCAGACTCCTTCAAAGGTTCTCCATTTGAGAAACTTGCCGTGGGAATGCACGGAAGAGGAGTTGATCGAGCTCGGGAAGCCCTTTGGCACTGTTGTGAATACAAAGTGCAATGTTGGAGCTAATAAAAATCAAGCTTTCATTGAGTTCGTAAGTagtcaagagagagagagattatgtGTTAATCTTACATTGAGTTATGGTAGTCATTgaaagtttgtttcttttgacAGGAAGATTTGAACCAAGCGATACAGATGATCTCGTTCTACGCTTCTTCGTCAGAGCCTGCTCAGGTTCGAGGCAAAACTGTGTACCTCCAGTACTCCAACAGGCAGGAGATCGTGAACAACAAGACGGCGGCGGATGTTGTGGGGAATGTTCTTCTTGTGACGGTGGAAGGGGAGGATGCTCGCATGGTCAGCATTGATGTTTTGCATCTGGTAAGTTGATCAAAGGAAGCAcctttcttttggttttcgtTTGAAGAAGTATACATATTTGCGGAAAGATTGTTTATTTTAAGACATTCTgataaaactagattttagGTATGGAAAAACTTTCTTTTGACATGAATGTAAATGGATCGGCAGGGCCATGTCAAAGGCAATATCTTCAGTGGCAGTCTATTGCATTAGGAGAAAGAGCACATGTGTGTTTGTTTCCTTTCTCCTTTCCCTAACactgactctctctctctctctctctctctttttcccCCACCTCACActtccctttttttttatcaaatattctGATAGGCCTTCTAAGATATGATCTTAAATAAGTGtagatattattttttggtaCGATAGGGTGTAGCTCTATCTATCTGCACATCTTTGTGATAGTGTAGTtaacatttatgatttttttgatatattGGAAGAAGGCACATATCATTTGCCTTCCATATAGTGTAGACATCCCTCAAACTTTACCACACCATATTATGTTAGTTTAATTTGCTATCCCAAGTTTTCGTGATGCTTTGCGAATTTGATATGTAGAAGTGTGAACTGAGCTTGTCTTGGAATAATTACAAATGTTGCACTGTAATCTTTAGAGTCGACCCTTCTTGTTTTTGTTGTGGTTGTTGTTCTGATTACTGGTTTGCAATGCAGGTATTCTCAGCCTTTGGTTTCGTCCACAAGATTACTACTTTCGAGAAGACAGCTGGATATCAGGTATTATTATACCTAGCCCTTCACTTGTTTAGTATTATGGTACTAATGTTGTTTATTGTCTTAATTGCTCTTAGGCACTTGTTCAATTTACTGACGCTGAAACTGCAACCTCTGCAAGAACTTCCCTCGACGGAAGAAACATCCCTAGGTGCCACCAGTTGTATTAATTTCTAGACACTGTTTAGTCTGCTACTTGTTATATGACAGGCTTACTTATTACTTACATTTCTTTCTTGGCATTAGTTATCTACTCCCTGAGGAAGTCAGCCCATGCTCTCTTAAAATCACATATTCAGCTCATACAGATTTGACTGTCAAATTCCAGAGCCATCGGAGCAGGTATGTGAATTCACACGGTGTGTTGAAACATGTTTTGGTTTACTTGGTGACTGCCATGatcataaataaattaattcttTCCTCTGTAATATTCAGGGACTATACTAATCCTTACCTTCCTGTTGCTCCTTCAGCCATTGATAGCACTGGTCAGGTAAGCAATTTGGGAACATTCTCTTactggaaattaaaaaaatatgccTGCTACTTACGTGAACCACTTGCTGGCAATAGGTGGTTGTTGGTGTAGACGGGAGGAAGATGGAGCCTGAAAGTAATGTTCTTCTTGCATCCATCGAGAACATGCAGTATGCAGTAACCTTGGATGTTCTACACACGGTAATACTCGCTTCATCATTGAATCTTTCgttatgaaaatattagttcGCTCTTacccatttttttttctatatgaaCGAGTTAGGTGTTTGTGGCATTTGGAGCTGTTCAAAAGATTGCAATGTTTGACAAGAATGGTGGGGTACAGGCATTGATTCAATACCCaggtaaataataataatattcattGGCGTTGATCTGTAAGAGCAAAATCTCAAATAAGCTGGTGggggttttttttatttggttaaaaTCAGATGTTCAGACAGCTGTGGTGGCGAAAGGAGCATTGGAAGGACACTGTATTTATGAGGGTGGGTTTTGTAAGCTACACATCACTTACTCACGCCACACCGACCTCAGCATTAAGGTAAGTAGTTTAGCAAAAAGTATCCTCTCTTTATATTCTCTCTTTATATATAGTTCGAAAGTAAAGGATTTTTGGATTGTTCAGGTGAACAACGATAGAAGCAGAGACTACACAATGCCTGACCCGGCTGTTGCGATGGCTCCACAGCCCGGGCATAATCCATACCCGAGTAATTCACCGCAGTACCAGGGAGCAGATGCGAGCCATTaccagcagcagcagccacAAGGGGGATGGGGGCAGCAATCAGGAGGGCAAGGTCACAATCCCTACATGGGAGGACCACCGTCGATGCATCAAGGTGGTCCGGGTGGTTATATGCCGCCACACCATTATGGTAGTGGCCCTTCTGGTCCAATGCattagaatgaaaaaaaaaaaagtctctttTTTATAAGTCGAAAGACAGAAGGTGTTTAATCCATCTCTTTTACACATTCCTCTGTTTTCttagttttgttgttgttctgtTTATGGAACACGACTTGTACTTGTGTCCAAAAAGATCATTATCATAAGATTCATAACCATTCGGTTTTATCAACAATTTGTCTTCTCAGAAATGTGATCACTTAATCTTTGTCTCTCTGACTCACTCACTAACTATGATTATTGGCTAACATTGAGAATCTGGATAAGGttatatttactaattaacccTTATCTTGTGGCTCCCAACTTCCCAAAGTAAAGTCTCTTTTGTCTCGGGTAATAAAAAAGGAGCAAGGGGTaagggtgaagaagaagatattcGAAAACCCCTAAGTAACTAATTAACTCCAATGTCTTGTTCCACTCTTCAAGCTTCTCCactccattcttcttcttcctttcaacCTCTTCATCGCCCTctcttctcatcttcttttttatGTTTCAATCCTTATTCTCTCTCGACTTTCTACCGTCTTTCTTCGACCTTTATACATTTAATGTTAGACTATTCATAATTGTCTTCGATTTCTAAGTTATTGTTGTTGTAAATGTAATAATCATCGGTTGCTGTGCAGCTTCAAGAGCTGAAGCATCGTGCATCAGGCAATATGGACGAATCATTTGTGAACCCCGGTATATATGCGAAGCAACCGTTGCATGTTACCATGGTAAGCTTCTCTTATATTGAATTTTTTCCCCATCGTGTGAGGTAATACTAAAGTGTGgattttcatatatattgaaaatggtCAGATAtgtatttgtgtgtgtttatccAGCATGAGAAGCAGCTACACACGTTAGCAAAAGCGTATGAAAACGTCAACCGCAGGTCCGCAGAGGACATAAAACGTATTCTCCTTCCAAACCAAGAAGCAGAGAAGTTACAGGagcaacaaaaagaagaaggagacttggATTGGTATTGGCCTAGTGATCTCATTCATAAACACCCTTTGGGTGAAAAAGTGGGCAACAAGGGTAAGCTTagtacaaaacaaacaaaacatcttgtgcaaccaaaaaataaaagagcaGGTGAAGTTATTGcttatgttataaaataatgtcgttttaaaaaaaaattcaattgcTAGACCTGGAACCTTTTTCCCGATTTAACATTTTGTTCGATTCTATGATAAAATGCTAAAGAACATTGAAAGGAATGTTATTACGGTTTTTATCCTCTGCTGTGATTTTTTAAAGGCGAAAATCTTATTACAAGCCCTCTTGATGTCAGTTTTAAAGCGAAACTGGCTGATGAGAtttagaaaggaaaaaaatataaacttctATTTGTAAATGGAAGCATTTTTAATGGAGAGCTACCTGACTACCTGTCCATGTGAGCGATTCGAATATTTGAGTTTCATCATTCCAAACGGACAAACGTATAGTAAACTCATCTACTCATGTGATTACAAAAATCCTcctataacaaaaaaagaaggaaaaaaacactttagaaatgtaaaaaaatagtaaatactaAACCAAGGACTCTGTGttcgaaaaaaaaactaaaccaagGACCTTTTACAGGTAATTGAACTACGTACATTTCCACAATCACAAGTCAagacaaaatctaaaaactatagATCTCTTTCCTTAATGGTCCTTGTGGAGATCTTTCACATCCCACAGATGCtattggttctttttttttgtcactgatgCTATTGATTCAATAAAGTTAGtgatcataaaaacaaaaaaaaaaaatagaaaataaaataaaattaagaagaaAGTGTTACAAAAAGGGGGAAGGAAGAGTGGAACCCCATGATCACATCTTTTAACATGTCTCTCTGCAAATTGTAAAAGATTCCTGCAAGTGGTGTGGCAATAAGCCAAATCTCCAAAATCATATTTTGGTTCTTCAGAGAATAAAGAAACCAAAAACATTCatcaaattaaaaagttaaatatagaAACTTATTATTGTGTAATAATGGTAATAAAATGGTGATTATTATATGCCTTGTCCATCCTCAAAGAGACTCTCTTTTCCCTCTGAAAGCTTCATCCACGGcaccaaatctctctctctctctctttgagtCCACATTTCATTAGTGTTTCTTCTTcgatctttctttctttcttctcgtAGACTCTGTTCATGTGGAAGCTGTTGTGTCTTGAACCGCAAGGCGTTGTGAGATATCAGCTAAAGATTTAAGATTGCATTTGATCAGAGCCTCCACAAAGTAACAAGTCTCATCCTTTGTGTTCCCTTCCGGTACATCCACCACGAAAGACTCGATCACAAGTGTCCCTATTCTTCCTCCTTCTATCATCTCAGGGTGAAGAGATATGATTGAAGAATAGTTCTTCTCACGTGAAAAACAGAGTCACATCAATTAGCAAATGGGTTTTTAATACAAATGAAACAttggataaaagaaaaaaggcTGGTGCATTTACCTTGAGTCTGTGATCTCCACCAACGATCCTCATGCTAAGAATATGCTCGTTGTCATCAAGCAACTCCAACCTCTCAGTGCTTCTAGTAGCTGGTAATCCTGACTTCACATCAACTTCTCTTACAGTACCAATCTCCATGTTTCCTTTCACCACACATCTACTGATAAATGGTTTGTACTTCTGTGGCTGATCGAATCTCCTCACAAGTGACCATACCTAATATAACCAAACAGATAATCAAAACCTAATGCACAAAAGTTTTTTCctaaaaatttctaaatcatCTCTTTCCCTCTACTTCACTTAGATTTATCATAAGAGATTGAGAAAACCGTTATCATAACCAGTTTGTAGAtcatataatcaaatatattgGCCCCAATCAAGCATTAAATGAggaataaaatttgaaaaacagaTGATAAAtgcaataaattaaacaacacaaatatataatgttatttagCAAATTAGTTATAGAGATCTTGTTATTAGAGACAACTtcaaattttagaatattattagAGTTATAAAACAAGCAAAAATATACTTACTCTGTTTCAAAACATACATGTCTTTAGAATTTTTAgacatattaataaaatcatattaaatcttagttataaatatatcgatttttttattatcaatttcttataattttaagCCAGTGAAAATTTAAGAAATGTAATCAATATACTTCGAAATTTACAATTGGTCATTATTAATCcataaaaatacattgaaaatataaaaaatatattgttttgaaacatttctttttaaaacataCATTTTTGTGAAAGAGAAGGATTATGTAAGAAATAAACAAGATCGGCTAACTAATGCAACCGGATCCGACAATATTCAAGACAGATCAATAAAAACTTCTATAACCAGTTAAACTCGGTAAGACTAAAACAATCAGTAGAACTATATGAGAGATTCATATTTCTGGATggatttgaccaaaaaaaaagaactgatgAGTCAACATATATGCATTAACGACCTAATCACAGAGAGAAAAAACAGAGTGCATGTagaataaagaaaagaagaaggttTTACTATATGAACAGGAGCTTGGATGTGTTTAACCAGCGTAGAGCTGCACTGATTATCCAAAAGCGCATGCTTATGGTGCCTCCTTATATATTCTCTCTCCGTCCCGTTAGcttccatcttcttcctcttcctccaatcTCTAAACACCCTCTCGCGTCAGGAGAGTGGAAGCAGAAGACACACAAAAACCAAGAAAGGTAAAGATCAAGCTTCTCTGAAGTAATCACTGCTGCGATTCCACTCGTCGGGAGATTTGATCTAGATCCTCCTGTAAAGGCGTGAATGTGAAGAAGGATAGATTTGAGTCGCCGTctctttctatctctctctttagATGAAGAGAGAAGACTCCTTCCAACaaacttttctctctctctctatctttcttagtattttttaaatcttaacTAATTAAATAGTCTGAGAGATATTTaaacagtaaaataaaaataaaagtaaaattgatTGATTGGATAGACGAAGGTCTTTCACTACTCTTATTGGACAGATTTTTAATCCCCCCCAAGTTCAGAATTTCACAGAAATGCCATTCTCTTGTCGATTTCTCGATTGTTTATTGACGATTTTACCCCTTAAATgtgttaaattattaaattgcTGATTGGTATAAAACCACGATTCTTAATTGTTTTACCTACGAGCTCTGAGTCAATTAGTGAAAacctttttttctctttgtttgagatcgataaaaaattattttttataatttagaattggTCGGTAAATCGAGACTCAACCGATtaacctttaaaaaaatatacatcaaTATCATACAAAGCACATGTAAATTTGGTTAATCgcaataaaaattagatatttgtGTTGGCCGaccacacaaa
It encodes the following:
- the LOC108843902 gene encoding polypyrimidine tract-binding protein homolog 2; the protein is MSSVSSQQQFRYTQTPSKVLHLRNLPWECTEEELIELGKPFGTVVNTKCNVGANKNQAFIEFEDLNQAIQMISFYASSSEPAQVRGKTVYLQYSNRQEIVNNKTAADVVGNVLLVTVEGEDARMVSIDVLHLVFSAFGFVHKITTFEKTAGYQALVQFTDAETATSARTSLDGRNIPSYLLPEEVSPCSLKITYSAHTDLTVKFQSHRSRDYTNPYLPVAPSAIDSTGQVVVGVDGRKMEPESNVLLASIENMQYAVTLDVLHTVFVAFGAVQKIAMFDKNGGVQALIQYPDVQTAVVAKGALEGHCIYEGGFCKLHITYSRHTDLSIKVNNDRSRDYTMPDPAVAMAPQPGHNPYPSNSPQYQGADASHYQQQQPQGGWGQQSGGQGHNPYMGGPPSMHQGGPGGYMPPHHYGSGPSGPMH
- the LOC108844559 gene encoding abscisic acid receptor PYL8, whose amino-acid sequence is MEANGTEREYIRRHHKHALLDNQCSSTLVKHIQAPVHIVWSLVRRFDQPQKYKPFISRCVVKGNMEIGTVREVDVKSGLPATRSTERLELLDDNEHILSMRIVGGDHRLKNYSSIISLHPEMIEGGRIGTLVIESFVVDVPEGNTKDETCYFVEALIKCNLKSLADISQRLAVQDTTAST
- the LOC108846635 gene encoding ATP-dependent zinc metalloprotease FTSH 11, chloroplastic/mitochondrial-like, with protein sequence MFQSLFSLDFLPSFFDLYTFNLQELKHRASGNMDESFVNPGIYAKQPLHVTMHEKQLHTLAKAYENVNRRSAEDIKRILLPNQEAEKLQEQQKEEGDLDWYWPSDLIHKHPLGEKVGNKGKLSTKQTKHLVQPKNKRAGEVIAYVIK